In Streptomyces durocortorensis, a genomic segment contains:
- the ptsP gene encoding phosphoenolpyruvate--protein phosphotransferase, translated as METTLRGVGVSHGVAIGEVRHMGTAVLEPPAKQIPAEEAGREQGRARQAVEAVAADLIARGNLAGGEAQHVLEAQAMMAQDPELMSDVERRIAVGSTAERAVYDAFAAYRALLANAGEYLAGRVADLDDVRNRIVARLLGVPMPGVPDSDEPYVLIARDLAPADTALLDPTLVLGFVTEEGGPTSHSAILARALGVPAVVALPGAGELAEGTVIAVDGSTGEIFVDPSAEKRAEMESAAAARKAALSASTGPGATSDGHKMPLLANVGGPGDVPAAVEAGAEGVGLFRTEFLFLDDSKQAPSEEKQVAAYRAVLEAFPEGRVVVRVLDAGADKPLDFLTPADEPNPALGVRGLRSLLDHPEVLRTQLTALAKAAEGLPVYLEVMAPMVADRIDAKAFADACRGAGLQAKFGAMVEIPSAALRARSILQEVEFLSLGTNDLAQYTFAADRQVGAVSRLQDPWQPALLDLVALSAEAARAEGKSCGVCGEAAADPLLACVLTGLGVTSLSMGAASIPYVRATLAKYTLAQCERAANAARSADSADEARKAAQAVLSGE; from the coding sequence ATGGAGACAACGCTGCGAGGCGTCGGCGTGAGCCACGGTGTGGCCATCGGCGAGGTTCGGCACATGGGTACGGCGGTGCTGGAGCCGCCCGCCAAACAGATTCCCGCCGAGGAGGCCGGGCGCGAACAGGGGCGTGCCCGGCAGGCTGTGGAGGCGGTGGCGGCCGATCTGATCGCGCGGGGCAATCTGGCCGGTGGCGAGGCACAGCACGTGCTTGAGGCGCAGGCCATGATGGCGCAGGACCCCGAGCTGATGTCCGATGTCGAGCGGCGCATCGCCGTGGGCAGCACCGCCGAGCGTGCCGTGTACGACGCGTTCGCCGCGTACCGGGCGCTCCTTGCCAACGCCGGGGAGTACCTGGCGGGGCGAGTCGCCGACCTCGACGACGTACGGAACCGGATCGTGGCGCGGCTGCTCGGTGTGCCGATGCCCGGGGTGCCGGACAGCGACGAGCCGTATGTGCTGATCGCGCGCGATCTGGCACCGGCCGACACGGCGCTGCTCGACCCGACGCTGGTGCTCGGCTTCGTCACCGAGGAGGGCGGGCCGACCAGCCACAGCGCGATCCTGGCGCGCGCGCTCGGCGTGCCGGCCGTGGTGGCTCTGCCCGGTGCCGGCGAGCTGGCGGAGGGCACGGTCATCGCGGTGGACGGCAGCACGGGTGAGATCTTCGTCGACCCGAGCGCCGAGAAGCGTGCCGAGATGGAGAGCGCCGCGGCGGCTCGCAAGGCCGCGCTGTCCGCCTCGACCGGTCCTGGTGCCACGTCGGACGGGCACAAGATGCCGCTGCTCGCCAATGTCGGCGGTCCGGGCGATGTGCCCGCGGCGGTCGAGGCGGGTGCCGAGGGTGTGGGGCTGTTCCGGACCGAGTTCCTGTTCCTGGACGACAGCAAGCAGGCTCCCTCCGAGGAGAAGCAGGTCGCGGCCTACCGTGCGGTTCTGGAGGCGTTCCCCGAGGGACGTGTCGTCGTACGTGTGCTGGATGCGGGCGCCGACAAGCCGCTGGACTTCCTGACTCCGGCCGACGAGCCGAACCCGGCGCTCGGAGTCCGCGGGCTGCGGAGTCTGCTGGACCACCCCGAGGTGCTGCGCACCCAGCTGACCGCGCTGGCGAAGGCCGCCGAGGGGTTGCCCGTATACCTTGAGGTCATGGCGCCCATGGTGGCCGACCGTATCGACGCCAAGGCCTTCGCGGACGCGTGCCGTGGGGCCGGGTTGCAGGCGAAGTTCGGTGCGATGGTGGAGATTCCGTCCGCCGCTCTGCGGGCCCGGTCGATCCTCCAGGAGGTGGAGTTCCTTTCGCTGGGCACCAACGACCTGGCGCAGTACACCTTCGCCGCCGACCGTCAGGTGGGCGCGGTGTCGCGGCTCCAGGATCCGTGGCAGCCGGCGCTGCTGGATCTGGTGGCCCTGTCCGCCGAGGCCGCCCGTGCCGAGGGCAAGAGCTGCGGTGTTTGCGGTGAGGCCGCGGCCGATCCGCTGCTGGCCTGTGTGCTGACGGGTCTGGGTGTCACCTCGCTCTCCATGGGTGCGGCGTCCATTCCCTATGTGCGCGCCACGCTGGCCAAGTACACGCTGGCGCAGTGCGAGCGTGCGGCGAACGCCGCCCGTTCGGCCGACTCCGCCGATGAGGCGCGCAAGGCCGCTCAGGCTGTGCTCTCGGGCGAGTAG